In the Caloenas nicobarica isolate bCalNic1 chromosome 10, bCalNic1.hap1, whole genome shotgun sequence genome, ATAGAAATCTGGTAACCTCAGTTTTGCACTGGATTGTTTCCCATCAATTTCCCGATTTGGATTGGTCTTGTTAATGTTAGCACTTACCATAAAGCAAGTAGCACATAAGaaagcagccagcagcaaaacTCACTTGCTGTTTACACTTAGCAGATCAGGATGGAAAAATCTAAGCCACAGGTAAATTACAGACTGTAACACAATGCTTCACTAAGAACAAACCGTGgcttgtgaaaaacaaacacgAGCACGTAATTATTTGGACACCATAGGTCAGAACAACTGAGTCACGAAGGTCAGACAACACTGGTCCCTTTTATGTTCAACTCTGCTTAGCACTTACAAGAATAATCTAGTTAAACCTGAAAATACCTTTAAGGTAGGAAAACAGTGTTATCTGTCAAACATTGATAAGCAAATGAAGTAGTTTGCCcataattcagaaaaaacaagaaTCAAATCTTTGCAGCTCTACCTTCTGGCAACACAATGCTCAATTCATTGACCACAGTGCCATGTACCACTATCCTTTAACAGAGTTCTACAACTACTACATTAAACCAGCAGAcgaaaataaaaagcacaattTTTCATTGTGCTCTTACGTTCATAAACTATAAATGAACATGGCTGGAAAGACTGGCTTTAAGTACaatgaattaataaaacaaattatttattcagtGCAATGAATAAAACAAAGAGTTTCCACTCAAAGTCAAGATATGCAAATTCTAATACAAAGAAGTTCTTGAGTCGCCCCAATAGTTCAAGTGCTTATATATGCTCTTGGTTATGTGACAGTTCATTGTCAGAAAATTTTCATTCAAATACAGAAAGTacttcacaaaattaaaaagtttattaataaaatggTATTCTCTGCAAAGCACAAATTTTATGAACTCCATTTGACATGAAAACAAGAGAATTTttgaagaacacagaaaacacgAACCACTCAGGTTTGGAAAATATATCATGATGAGAACTATTCTGCTTAAAAAACTCAAAATTTGTTGTGGTTCTTACACTATGTTTGTTCACAATGAATCATTCCATTATACTGGCTAAACACCTTTAAAGTATCTTTTGGACTCAACTTGGAGAGCAGCTCCCAGTACTCAATGAGTAAGTTCCAAAAACTTAAATTTAAATTGCAGTAGGGaaagactgaaaggaaaaaaaaaaaagtaggtacCTTGTCTAAAATAACTTCACTCTTCTTCACTTCTAGCACCTTAGAGAGGTAGCGACACAGCTCTGCATTTGCCTCCCCTTCCGATGGAGGTGCAGCAATAGCTACACCTACTGCTTCGGCTGTCACATCTATAACAAATATTTAAGGATTTTACACTCAAAACGTTTAAAACATCTACTTATAGTCTCCTAAAAAGTgaatatttatgttttcaaaGGCACTTTAATTTCATACAAAATAAACTTGTAGATTAGCAGGTTACAACATTTTTACACCTCACAAGTTCCCTTACAGAAAGGCTGTTAGCCAGTACAATGATACTCTCTCAATACCAAGAGCAGCGAAGCCTCCAGACCCGTATCAGAGTGCAGCCGTGAATTACCCATTTCCACACAGCCGGGCACGGCTCCAAGCCCCCTCTGCTGCCCATTCTGCTGCAGGTGCAGTCCAGGTTGGCATCACGGAGCATAATACAAATCAGGTTACGCCACCAAAAAAAGCATGAGAAATAAGCGTGCCCCCAGCCCAACAATTTCCTTGCGTTGCCAGCTGAGCCTGAATACCCTAGTCTAGTCCACCACGTTTGCCTCATATACGtatctgtatttaaaagtttaCATTTGTACATGAGCAAGACCAGACTTGTAGAAAAGAACACGTTTTATTAGCTCAAATTTTTATAGTTTGAGGAAAACCGCCCAATCTCCTGTGATACAAACAGCACACGCACAGCCGCAGGTCAGTGTGTTTGCTCTGACTGTCAAAAACAAAGCGCGCGGAGGAATTCGCGCCGTGCTCCGGCACCGCCCAGCGCCACCTGCCCGGGAGAGCCACCCCCGCCTTCTCAGAAGAGTGTGaaactattattttctttagctttctgattttttttccagcttatAGGTTAGAGACAGGCTGCAGAACCCGTCAGAAAAGAGCTTTCCCGCTCCGCTCCCAGCGCCGGCGGCCACCCCGGAGCGGGAGCGGCCGCGCTGCTCCTCGCCCCTCACCCCGCGGGACCCCTCGCCCCGCGGGACCCCCGgccgcccgccctgcccgcggGAACGCCCCCTGCCCGGCGGCCTCAGGCCGGCACAGCGGCGGGGGGAGCCCTCCCGAGCCCCCCCTTCCCCGGCCGGCAGCCCCACGCCCCAGGCCGGGCAGACCCACCCGTGACGGCGCTGCACCGGGCGCCGGGCTTGGCGCGAACCGCCACCCTCACGCAGCCGTCGCCCGCCAACACCACCGGTCCCGTGGCAGCGCCCGGTTCCGCGGGCTCCTTCCCGGATCCTTTCCCCTGGGACAGAGGAACAGGCACGGTCAgagccgccgctgccccccgccccgccctgccctgccctcgGCCTCCCCGCGCACCTTTCGGGGCATGGCCCCCACACGGCTCCGCAGCCGACGGCAGCCCGCGAGGGCCAGCATAGCGCGGCCCTTCCGGCAACACggcctggccccgcccccgagACGCCAGGCTCCGCCCCCCTGCCGCGCCTGCGCGCTGCGCCGGTCCGCGTGTCCCCGCAGCCCGGGCACCGACACCGCCGGGCACCCCGCAGCGCTCCCTGCCGCTGGCTGTCGGCGGGACCGGAGCAGCCGCCGCCAGCGCCGCACGCTGcagtgcccggcccggccggcggcAGGTCGCTGGCCCCGCCCGTCCCGGTCCCAGCCAGGCCCCCGTGTCCTGAGCGAGCGGAACCG is a window encoding:
- the C10H15orf40 gene encoding UPF0235 protein C15orf40 homolog, whose translation is MLALAGCRRLRSRVGAMPRKGKGSGKEPAEPGAATGPVVLAGDGCVRVAVRAKPGARCSAVTDVTAEAVGVAIAAPPSEGEANAELCRYLSKVLEVKKSEVILDKGGKSRDKVVKILVSMTPDEILEKLKKEASS